The following coding sequences are from one Rattus rattus isolate New Zealand chromosome 11, Rrattus_CSIRO_v1, whole genome shotgun sequence window:
- the Kiaa0232 gene encoding uncharacterized protein KIAA0232 homolog isoform X3 gives MRPVCTVVVDGLPSESTSSSYPGPVSVSDMSLLHALGPVQTWLGQELEKCGIDAMIYSRYILSLLLHDSYDYDLQEQENDILGWEKGAYKKWGRSKKKCSDLTLEEMKKQAAVQCLRSASDESSGIETLVEELCCRLKDLQSEQEEKIHKKLEGSPSPEAELSPTAKDQVEMYYEAFPPLSEKPVCLQEIMTVWNKSKPCSYSSSSSSSTAPPASTDPSSPKDCNSESEAIRERSSAASILTHEKAQSRSRHEENKLSHSTIEEKPALYKKQIRHKPEGKIRPRSWSSGSSEAGSSSSGNQGELKASMKYVKVRHKAREIRNKKGRNGQSRQSLKHCGKAERGVHAGSSSGSSSSSSSNGSIRQLCKRGKRPAKETGRSDSGNTAVKDLYVESRNNKEYKEEPLWYTEPIAEYFVPLSRKSKLETTYRNREDTSALTAEAVEDLSDSVRGLCISNSNIHRTYLAAGTFIDGHFVEMPAVINEDIDLAGTSLCSLPEDNKYLDDIHLSELTHFYEVDIDQSMLDPGASETMQGESRILNMIRQKSKENTDFEAECCIVLDGMELQGERAIWTDSTSPVGAEGFFLQDLGNLAQFWECCSSSSGDADGESFGGDSPVRLSPILDSTILSSHMLAGNQEPFSNINEGSGINSCFSVFEVQCSNSVLPFSFETLNLGSEHTDSSANMLGKTQSRLLIWTKNSAFEENEHCSNLSTRTCSPWSHSEEARSDNETLNLQFEESTQFTAEDINYVVPRVSSDFVDEELLDFLQDETCQQNSRTLGEIPTLVFKKRSKLESVCGIQLEQKAESKNFETTQACGESSPHGDGYSSGVIKDIWTKMVDRSSVAAAETERSGEELFSTDVSNYCCCLDTEAKMEALQEPSRAVQRSEYHLWEGQKENVEKRAFVSSELSKVDGGDYTTPSKPWDVAQDKENTFILGGVYGELKTFNSDGEWAVVPPGHTKGSLLQCAASDVVTIAGTDVFMTPGNSFAPGHRQLWKPFVSFEQNDMSKSGENGLNKGFSFIFHEDLLGACSNFQVEDPGLEYSFSSFDLSNPFSQVLHVECSFEPEGIASFSPSFKPKSILCSDSDSEVFHPRICGVDRTQYRAIRISPRTHFRPISASELSPAGGSESEFESEKDEANIPIPSQVDVFEDPQADLKPLEEDAEKEGHYYGKLELESGKFLPRLKKSGMEKSAQTSLDSQEEAAGILPVGKQSQCLECNFNESLGINLESSTANCKIMTQCEEEMNGFCSCKAGCQFPACEDNPVSSGQLEEIGKKENEERSKSLPTTTIFLRFLFPVLNTDVQEVTRNQEKQSWWEKALYSPLFPTSECEGVFCL, from the exons AGCTCTGGAATCGAGACTTTAGTAGAGGAGCTCTGCTGCAGACTGAAAGACCTACAGAGTGAGCAAG AAGAGAAGATTCACAAAAAGTTAGAGGGTTCTCCTTCTCCAGAGGCAGAATTGTCCCCTACAGCAAAGGATCAAGTGGAAAT GTACTATGAAGCATTTCCACCACTTTCTGAGAAGCCAGTTTGCCTGCAAGAGATCATGACCGTGTGGAACAAGTCCAAACCCTGTTCTTACTCTAGCTCCTCTTCATCATCCACAGCCCCACCAGCAAGCACAGATCCATCTTCTCCAAAAGACTGCAACAGTGAGAGCGAAGCcatcagagagagaagcagtgCCGCCTCCATCCTCACACATGAGAAAGCCCAGAGCAGAAGCAGACACGAGGAGAACAAGTTGAGCCACAGCACCATCGAAGAAAAGCCTGCCTTGTACAAAAAGCAGATCCGACACAAACCTGAAGGGAAGATTCGCCCTCGCTCATGGTCATCTGGCTCTAGTGAAGCAGGCTCAAGTTCAAGTGGTAATCAGGGAGAATTAAAAGCATCCATGAAGTATGTTAAAGTCAGACACAAGGCACGAGAAATTCGAAACAAAAAAGGGCGGAATGGGCAAAGCAGGCAGTCACTGAAGCATTgcgggaaggcagagagaggagtccatgcaggcagcagcagtggcagcagcagcagcagcagcagcaatgggtCCATCAGGCAGCTGTGCAAGCGGGGTAAGAGACCagcaaaggagacaggaaggagcgACTCTGGGAACACTgcagtgaaagacctgtatgtgGAGAGCAGGAACAACAAAGAGTACAAGGAGGAGCCACTGTGGTACACAGAGCCCATTGCTGAGTATTTTGTCCCTTTGAGTAGAAAAAGCAAACTAGAGACCACATACCGGAACAGGGAAGACACAAGTGCGCTGACAGCAGAGGCCGTGGAAGACTTGTCTGACTCTGTGCGTGGTCTGTGTATCAGCAACAGTAATATCCATAGAACATACCTCGCAGCAGGCACTTTCATTGATGGTCATTTTGTAGAAATGCCTGCAGTTATAAACGAGGATATTGACCTCGCTGGGACCTCATTATGTTCTCTACCAGAGGACAATAAATATCTGGATGATATTCATCTATCAGAACTAACACACTTCTATGAAGTGGATATTGATCAATCCATGTTGGATCCTGGTGCCTCAGAAACAATGCAAGGAGAAAGTCGGATTTTGAATATGATTCGACAAAAAAGCAAGGAGAATACAGATTTTGAGGCAGAATGTTGCATAGTGTTAGATGGTATGGAGTTGCAAGGGGAACGTGCAATATGGACAGATTCTACcagccctgtgggtgctgagggcTTCTTCCTGCAAGACCTTGGCAATCTGGCTCAGTTTTGGGAGTGTTGTTCATCTAGTTCTGGTGATGCTGATGGAGAGAGTTTTGGAGGAGACTCTCCAGTTAGACTCTCTCCTATCTTGGACAGCACGATACTCAGTTCACACATGCTTGCTGGCAATCAAGAGCCCTTTTCCAATATTAATGAAGGATCTGGTATAAACTCTTGTTTTTCAGTATTTGAAGTGCAATGCAGTAATTCtgttttaccattttcttttgaaacactCAACTTGGGAAGTGAACATACAGATTCTAGTGCTAATATGCTGGGGAAAACACAGTCTAGATTGCTAATATGGACCAAAAATAGTGCCTTTGAAGAAAACGAACACTGTTCTAATCTTTCAACAAGAACTTGTAGTCCATGGTCCCATTCAGAAGAAGCTCGCTCAGACAACGAGACGCTAAACCTTCAGTTTGAAGAATCAACACAGTTTACTGCAGAAGATATTAATTATGTGGTTCCCAGAGTCTCGTCAGATTTTGTAGATGAAGAACTTCTAGATTTTTTGCAGGATGAAACTTGCCAGCAAAACAGTAGAACTTTAGGAGAAATTCCTACATTAGTTTTCAAAAAAAGATCGAAGCTAGAATCTGTGTGTGGTATTCAGCTAGAACAAAAGGCAGAAAGCAAGAACTTTGAAACTACACAAGCATGTGGTGAAAGCAGTCCACATGGAGATGGCTACAGCTCAGGGGTTATTAAAGACATTTGGACAAAGATGGTGGATAGGAGTTCTGTGGCTGCAGCAGAGACAGAGCGATCTGGGGAGGAGTTGTTTTCCACAGATGTAAGTAACTACTGCTGCTGTTTGGACACGGAGGCGAAGATGGAAGCCCTTCAGGAGCCCAGTAGGGCTGTGCAGAGATCAGAGTATCATCTctgggagggacagaaggagaatgtggagaaaagagcATTTGTCTCTAGTGAGCTGTCCAAGGTGGATGGTGGTGACTACACCACACCCTCTAAACCTTGGGATGTAGCCCAAGATAAAGAGAACACATTCATTCTTGGAGGAGTTTATGGAGAGCTCAAAACGTTCAACAGCGATGGGGAGTGGGCAGTTGTACCACCTGGTCACACAAAAGGGAGCTTGCTACAGTGTGCAGCCTCTGATGTGGTGACAATCGCTGGTACAGATGTCTTTATGACCCCTGGAAACAGCTTTGCTCCTGGTCACAGGCAGCTCTGGAAGCCCTTTGTGTCATTTGAACAGAATGACATGTCGAAGAGTGGGGAAAATGGATTAAACAAGgggttttcttttatcttccatGAAGACTTGCTAGGAGCCTGCAGTAACTTTCAAGTTGAAGATCCTGGGCTTGAATACTCATTCTCTTCCTTTGACCTAAGCAATCCCTTCTCACAAGTTCTCCATGTAGAGTGCTCGTTTGAACCAGAAGGGATTGCATCTTTTAGCCCTAGTTTCAAGCCGAAATCAATCCTCTGCTCTGATTCAGACAGTGAGGTTTTTCACCCCAGAATATGTGGTGTCGACAGGACACAGTACAGGGCTATTCGAATCTCTCCTCGGACTCACTTTCGCCCAATTTCTGCATCTGAACTATCCCCTGCAGGAGGAAGTGAGTCAGAATTCGAATCTGAAAAAGATGAAGCAAATATTCCCATTCCTTCTCAAGTTGATGTATTTGAAGACCCACAAGCAGATCTCAAACCTTTAGAAgaagatgcagagaaagaagGTCACTACTATGGAAAGTTAGAGCTCGAGTCTGGGAAGTTCCTTCCTAGGTTAAAAAAATCTGGAATGGAGAAGAGTGCTCAGACATCACTGGATTCCCAGGAGGAGGCAGCAGGGATCCTGCCAGTGGGAAAACAAAGTCAGTGTTTGGAATGTAACTTTAATGAATCTCTGGGAATAAACTTAGAGAGCTCCACAGCAAACTGTAAAATAATGACACAATGTGAAGAGGAAATGAATGGTTTTTGCAGTTGCAAAGCAGGTTGTCAGTTCCCTGCTTGTGAAGATAATCCAGTTTCTTCAGGACAATTGGAAGAG attgggaagaaagaaaatgaggaaagaagcAAGAGTCTACCTACTACTACCATATTCCTTCGCTTTCTA TTTCCTGTACTGAACACTGATGTGCAAGAAGTAACAAGAAATCAAGAGAAGCAGAGCTGGTGGGAAAAGGCTTTGTACTCTCCCCTTTTTCCCACGTCAGAGTGTGAAG